One segment of Octopus sinensis linkage group LG27, ASM634580v1, whole genome shotgun sequence DNA contains the following:
- the LOC118768222 gene encoding zinc finger protein 271-like yields MPWLNTNFHIQKKSHINVTSHKRIHTGEKPYPCDICGKSFSHNSDLTRHKHIHTYHCNIHGKSFIQSGELIKRKLTHTGEKAYPCNICGKSFSQKSIYLITNLFI; encoded by the exons ATGCCTTGGCTAAACACAAACTTTCACATACAGAAGAAAAGCCATATAAATGTgactagtcacaaacgtattcatactggagaaaaaccatatccatgtgatatctgtggtaaatcattttctcataatAGTGATTTAACtcgtcacaaacatattcatacatatcattgtaatattcaTGGTAAATCTTTCATTCAAAGTGGTGAGTTGATTAAAcgcaaacttacacatacaggagagaaagcaTATCCTTgtaatatctgcggtaa atcattctctcaaaaatcaATTTATCTAATCACAAACTTATTCAtatag